In a genomic window of Paramicrobacterium chengjingii:
- a CDS encoding DUF6421 family protein: MEHAAVDTAARPVSRDGGITTNPAWLKLKSAATALQALQSKDGSIEDTDAHETARSHVADLIDGVNELSPLFPWDEEYLAAVRADFTRWVDGGFGIPDFYDALVAFRPEQHRVDGLTHLVVFPMYTQNGSRNRHVEAVLVEVLWPEFIAELEAGEFSNKLFVPIRFIDFTSGYDTNAAVLFPETVAMREIPPFTWGAIFQDREAARFRRVVTSASDITKLDLPDDARELLESQQLAEETFVMWDLIHDRTHMRGDLPFDPFMIKQRSPYFMYSLEEMRCDMTAFRESVRLERQLTIREQSNGDPLTDAESAVLRHAKLVQYAVIFDRIFRFALTGTRSRNYDGLGGQLLFAWLHQHDVLHWTDTKLTIDWDDVPDVVVALGDAINELYWRSIDRPKKSHWLAAYDLVCSVLEPHPASAWARGLDDETLSGLPRGMTDAVLDDEFPLSMFYEALGKKMGDVIESTSGITGAD, from the coding sequence ATGGAACATGCCGCTGTCGACACTGCCGCACGCCCCGTCTCACGCGACGGCGGCATCACGACGAACCCGGCCTGGCTCAAGCTGAAGTCTGCGGCCACCGCTCTTCAGGCTCTGCAGTCCAAAGACGGGTCGATCGAAGACACGGATGCTCACGAGACGGCGCGCAGCCACGTCGCTGATCTGATCGATGGCGTGAACGAACTTTCTCCGCTCTTCCCCTGGGATGAGGAGTACCTCGCCGCGGTGCGCGCCGATTTCACCCGGTGGGTCGATGGCGGCTTCGGCATTCCTGACTTCTATGACGCGCTCGTCGCCTTCCGCCCAGAGCAGCACCGCGTCGACGGCTTGACGCACCTCGTCGTCTTTCCCATGTACACGCAAAACGGTTCGCGCAACCGCCACGTCGAAGCAGTGCTCGTCGAGGTGCTCTGGCCCGAGTTCATCGCTGAGCTCGAAGCAGGCGAGTTCTCGAACAAGCTGTTCGTCCCGATTCGCTTCATCGACTTCACGTCCGGCTACGACACCAACGCGGCGGTACTCTTCCCCGAAACCGTCGCTATGCGTGAGATTCCCCCATTCACATGGGGAGCCATCTTCCAGGATCGCGAAGCCGCGCGCTTTCGCCGCGTTGTGACGTCAGCATCCGATATCACAAAACTCGACCTGCCAGACGACGCCCGCGAGCTTCTCGAGAGCCAGCAGCTCGCCGAAGAAACCTTCGTCATGTGGGATCTCATCCACGACCGCACACACATGCGCGGAGACCTGCCGTTCGACCCGTTCATGATCAAGCAGCGCTCCCCCTACTTCATGTACTCGCTTGAAGAGATGCGGTGCGATATGACGGCGTTCCGCGAATCCGTGCGCCTCGAGCGGCAACTCACAATACGGGAGCAGAGCAACGGTGACCCTCTCACAGACGCTGAGAGCGCGGTGCTGCGCCATGCAAAGCTTGTGCAGTACGCCGTCATCTTCGACCGCATCTTCCGGTTCGCCCTCACCGGCACACGCAGCCGCAACTACGACGGACTAGGCGGGCAGCTGCTTTTTGCCTGGTTGCACCAACACGACGTGCTGCACTGGACAGACACAAAGCTCACGATCGATTGGGACGACGTGCCCGACGTCGTTGTCGCTCTCGGAGACGCCATCAACGAGCTGTACTGGCGCTCGATCGATCGTCCGAAGAAATCACACTGGCTCGCCGCCTATGACCTCGTTTGCTCCGTGCTCGAGCCTCATCCGGCCTCGGCTTGGGCACGTGGGCTCGATGACGAGACGCTCTCGGGGCTCCCTCGTGGAATGACGGATGCCGTTCTCGACGACGAGTTCCCCCTGTCGATGTTCTACGAGGCGCTCGGCAAGAAGATGGGCGACGTCATCGAGTCGACGTCAGGGATCACCGGCGCAGATTGA
- a CDS encoding sensor histidine kinase, with protein MSDTLDPIEQTWQRPPATVASRRRDALGALVLFACMMPSAVLYRLAGAMGEHSEMWITIVWAAVMCGALVFRRRWPSVTALVVAAAYIAGMELGASELLFSQIVLFVSMYTVGAWVSDRRIVRFTLGAIIGAMLIWLAIAMVTAVTDPSIRGDYNGFGTQTAMLAYFGIQVITNLLYFGGAAYFGTHAFRSARQRAELEYRTMQLEQERERSASQAVALERVRIARELHDVVAHHVSVMGVQAGAARTVMDANPDAARSSLANIEQNARTAIDELHHLVGTLRQGDDEEASASVSTISTSQLSDLVRESSEAGLPTHFEVHGSARPLAGTVSLTLFRIAQEALTNVRKYAGREATADIRLRYLDFAVELEIANTGLVPVKPRPGGLGHLGMRERVAAVGGDIEIGPRSRGGYLVRARIPITEAVLPTGATA; from the coding sequence ATGAGCGACACTCTCGACCCGATAGAGCAGACGTGGCAGCGCCCGCCAGCCACTGTGGCAAGCCGTCGGCGCGATGCTCTCGGCGCGCTCGTGCTCTTCGCGTGCATGATGCCGAGCGCTGTGCTGTACCGGCTGGCGGGCGCGATGGGCGAGCACTCCGAGATGTGGATCACGATCGTCTGGGCCGCCGTCATGTGCGGAGCACTCGTGTTTCGGCGCCGCTGGCCCAGCGTCACCGCACTCGTCGTCGCCGCAGCGTACATCGCGGGCATGGAGCTGGGGGCCAGCGAGCTGCTCTTCAGCCAGATTGTCCTGTTCGTCTCGATGTACACGGTCGGGGCATGGGTGAGCGACCGACGCATCGTTCGATTCACGCTCGGCGCAATCATTGGCGCGATGCTCATCTGGCTCGCGATCGCCATGGTGACCGCGGTGACCGATCCGAGCATTCGCGGCGATTACAACGGATTTGGCACGCAGACCGCGATGCTCGCATACTTCGGCATTCAGGTCATCACAAATCTGCTGTATTTCGGTGGTGCCGCCTATTTCGGAACTCATGCGTTCCGGTCTGCCCGGCAACGCGCAGAACTCGAGTACCGCACGATGCAGCTCGAGCAGGAGCGCGAGCGCTCAGCATCCCAAGCTGTTGCACTTGAGCGGGTTCGCATTGCCCGTGAGCTCCACGATGTCGTCGCGCATCACGTATCGGTGATGGGAGTGCAGGCTGGCGCTGCGCGCACGGTGATGGACGCAAATCCGGATGCTGCGCGGTCATCGCTCGCAAACATCGAGCAGAACGCACGCACCGCAATCGACGAGCTGCATCATCTTGTGGGCACCCTTCGCCAAGGCGACGACGAGGAGGCGTCGGCCAGCGTGAGCACGATCAGCACCTCCCAATTGAGCGACTTGGTCAGAGAGTCATCGGAAGCAGGACTGCCCACGCACTTCGAAGTGCACGGATCCGCGCGCCCGCTCGCGGGAACCGTGTCGCTCACGCTCTTTCGCATTGCTCAGGAAGCCCTCACCAACGTTCGCAAATACGCGGGGCGCGAGGCAACGGCCGACATTCGTCTGCGCTATCTCGATTTCGCCGTCGAACTTGAAATCGCCAACACCGGTCTTGTTCCCGTCAAGCCTCGACCGGGTGGACTCGGTCACCTGGGAATGCGCGAGCGTGTCGCCGCCGTCGGCGGTGACATCGAGATCGGCCCCCGCTCGCGTGGCGGCTATCTCGTACGCGCACGCATTCCCATCACCGAGGCAGTCCTACCCACCGGAGCAACAGCATGA
- a CDS encoding response regulator: protein MSTRVLLADDHEMVRAGFRIILDAQPDIEVVGEAENGQVAVDLASELAPDLICMDVQMPVLDGLEATRQVTASTDAAVIMLTTFDREDYLFAALEAGASGFLLKNSSPEKLVEAVHTIASGDALLSPEVTRRVIQRFSSASAPAASRPSAAAELGQLTEREAEVLQLVAQGLSNSEIARSLYVGDATVKSHVSKILQKLALRDRIQAVVFAYENGVVVPRA, encoded by the coding sequence ATGAGCACTCGAGTACTTCTCGCCGACGATCACGAGATGGTGCGTGCCGGCTTTCGCATCATCCTCGATGCTCAGCCGGACATCGAGGTCGTCGGCGAAGCCGAGAATGGACAGGTCGCCGTTGATCTCGCGAGCGAGCTGGCGCCCGACCTCATCTGCATGGACGTACAGATGCCCGTGCTCGATGGACTCGAAGCGACGCGCCAGGTGACAGCATCAACCGACGCTGCCGTCATTATGCTCACAACATTTGATCGAGAGGACTACCTCTTCGCCGCACTCGAGGCAGGAGCGAGCGGCTTCCTGCTCAAGAACTCAAGCCCGGAAAAGCTCGTCGAGGCTGTGCACACCATCGCCTCGGGCGACGCACTGCTGTCGCCCGAGGTGACGCGTCGCGTCATCCAGCGATTCTCATCTGCCAGTGCGCCCGCTGCGTCACGCCCGAGTGCTGCTGCTGAACTCGGGCAGCTCACAGAACGAGAGGCAGAGGTTCTGCAGCTCGTCGCGCAAGGGTTGTCCAACTCCGAGATCGCTCGAAGTCTCTATGTCGGCGACGCGACGGTGAAGTCGCATGTCTCAAAGATTCTGCAGAAACTTGCTCTTCGCGACCGGATTCAAGCAGTCGTCTTCGCCTACGAGAACGGCGTCGTCGTTCCGCGCGCCTGA
- a CDS encoding helix-turn-helix transcriptional regulator: MMSDDRAQLADFLRTRRAALQPEDVGMPRGPRRRTDGLRREEVAALAGLSVDYYSRMEQSRGPHPSEQMLVALARGLRLSLDERDYLLRLGGYPVPRRIMRGDHVDAGIMRILDRLADTPAMVVGSAGEILYQTGLAITLFGDETRFSGLERSVVYRWFTAPDSRTVYPDDDHEQRARDFVADLRTAYVRDGRPSPAADVADALTESSAEFRTLWAEHRVEHKHSQYKRLVHPEVGVMEVYCQSLFDIDQSQGLLVFTATPGSESAEKLRLLGVLSGHVV; the protein is encoded by the coding sequence ATGATGAGTGACGACAGGGCGCAGCTCGCGGACTTCCTTCGCACCCGCCGAGCTGCGCTTCAGCCCGAAGACGTCGGTATGCCGCGGGGGCCGCGCCGTCGGACGGATGGCTTGCGTCGGGAGGAGGTCGCCGCGCTCGCCGGCTTGTCTGTCGACTATTACAGCCGCATGGAGCAGAGCAGAGGCCCGCATCCGAGTGAGCAGATGCTCGTCGCGCTTGCGAGAGGGCTTCGCCTGTCGCTCGATGAACGGGACTATCTTCTGCGCCTCGGCGGATACCCTGTGCCGCGCCGCATCATGCGCGGAGACCACGTTGATGCCGGAATCATGAGAATTCTCGATCGCCTCGCTGATACTCCGGCCATGGTCGTCGGCAGCGCGGGCGAGATTCTCTATCAGACGGGACTCGCGATCACGCTTTTCGGCGACGAGACGCGGTTCTCGGGCCTCGAGCGCAGCGTTGTGTATCGCTGGTTCACCGCCCCGGACTCCCGGACGGTCTATCCAGACGATGATCACGAGCAGCGCGCGCGGGACTTCGTCGCCGACCTTCGGACGGCCTACGTGCGCGATGGGCGCCCCTCGCCCGCGGCCGACGTCGCCGATGCGCTGACGGAATCAAGCGCCGAGTTCAGAACGTTGTGGGCTGAGCATCGCGTCGAGCACAAACACAGTCAGTACAAGCGGCTTGTCCACCCTGAGGTCGGAGTCATGGAGGTCTATTGCCAGTCGCTGTTCGACATCGACCAGAGTCAGGGGCTCCTCGTCTTCACGGCGACGCCGGGGAGCGAAAGCGCCGAGAAGCTCCGACTGCTGGGCGTTCTGAGTGGCCACGTTGTGTGA
- a CDS encoding SDR family NAD(P)-dependent oxidoreductase — protein sequence MNTTQERIALVTGSNRGIGRSEALALARSGVDVIVTYRTGAQQAEAVVDEIAALDRRAVALPLDVTDADSFDAFASQVRTELSDGWGRDNFDILVNNAGAAVWTPLGEIGAQQIRDAFDMHVVGVVMLTQALEPYIADGGRIINTSSGLSRFVGENGYSVYAAAKGAVEVWTRYLARDLAPRGITVNAIAPGATATDFGGGSLRDDEGIRDVLSGIIAMGHVGQPDDIGAAVASLASKNMGWVTGQRVEASGGMRL from the coding sequence ATGAATACAACACAGGAACGCATAGCACTCGTCACCGGATCCAATCGAGGAATCGGTAGGAGTGAAGCCCTTGCTCTTGCGCGAAGCGGCGTCGACGTGATCGTGACGTACCGTACGGGCGCGCAGCAAGCCGAAGCGGTGGTCGACGAGATCGCAGCGCTCGACCGCCGAGCCGTAGCGCTTCCCCTCGACGTCACTGACGCGGACTCGTTCGATGCATTCGCCTCGCAGGTGCGCACCGAGCTCTCTGACGGCTGGGGGCGCGACAACTTCGACATCCTCGTCAACAACGCAGGTGCCGCGGTATGGACTCCGCTCGGCGAGATCGGCGCACAGCAGATCCGAGACGCCTTTGACATGCATGTCGTCGGCGTTGTGATGCTCACACAGGCTCTTGAGCCGTACATCGCCGATGGGGGCCGCATCATCAACACATCGAGCGGTCTCTCTCGGTTCGTCGGCGAGAACGGCTACTCGGTGTACGCGGCCGCGAAAGGGGCGGTCGAGGTGTGGACACGCTACCTTGCACGAGATCTAGCTCCGCGCGGTATCACCGTGAATGCGATCGCGCCCGGTGCGACGGCCACCGACTTCGGTGGGGGATCGCTCCGCGACGACGAAGGCATCCGTGACGTGCTCTCGGGCATCATCGCCATGGGCCACGTCGGGCAGCCGGATGACATCGGAGCAGCTGTCGCATCGCTCGCCTCCAAGAACATGGGGTGGGTGACGGGCCAGAGAGTCGAGGCATCCGGAGGAATGCGGCTCTGA
- a CDS encoding ABC transporter ATP-binding protein, translating into MLEISGITKNFGTRRVLNDVGFTVAPGRLTGFVGGNGAGKTTTMRIILGLLTSDSGSVSFDGRPLSASDRRAFGYMPEERGLYPKMKVAEQLIYLARLHGFSLAHAQRNADSLLESLDLAERANDPIEDLSLGNQQRAQIAAALVHEPTTLILDEPFSGLDPLAVDTVVGVLGEYASGGVPVLFSSHQLDIVERLCDDLVIIAGGEIRASGSREQLRAEHSANRFELLFTGDAGWLRETPGVSVLDFDGGYAIFDVDDDATAQHVLRRAVDEGAVTTFAPKHPSLAEIFKEVIA; encoded by the coding sequence GTGCTCGAGATCTCCGGCATCACCAAGAACTTCGGAACACGCCGTGTTCTGAATGACGTAGGCTTTACGGTCGCGCCAGGCCGCCTCACCGGCTTCGTCGGTGGCAACGGCGCAGGTAAGACGACGACGATGAGGATCATTCTCGGCCTACTGACGTCAGACTCAGGAAGCGTCAGCTTTGATGGACGTCCACTCTCGGCATCCGACCGACGTGCATTCGGCTATATGCCGGAAGAACGCGGCCTCTACCCCAAGATGAAGGTAGCCGAGCAGCTCATCTACCTCGCACGGCTTCACGGGTTCAGCCTCGCCCATGCACAGCGAAACGCCGACAGCCTGCTCGAGAGCCTCGATCTCGCGGAACGGGCGAACGACCCCATTGAAGACCTCTCGCTCGGAAATCAGCAGCGTGCGCAGATCGCCGCCGCTCTTGTGCATGAGCCGACGACGCTGATTCTCGATGAGCCGTTCTCCGGACTCGACCCACTGGCTGTCGACACCGTCGTCGGCGTGCTCGGCGAGTACGCATCCGGCGGGGTTCCCGTGCTGTTCTCAAGCCATCAGCTCGACATCGTCGAACGTCTGTGCGACGACCTCGTGATCATCGCCGGCGGCGAAATTCGCGCAAGCGGCTCTCGCGAGCAGCTGCGCGCCGAGCACTCGGCGAATCGCTTCGAACTACTCTTCACCGGCGACGCAGGTTGGCTTCGTGAAACGCCGGGCGTGAGCGTTCTCGACTTCGACGGCGGCTATGCGATCTTCGATGTCGACGACGACGCGACGGCGCAGCACGTGCTGCGCCGCGCCGTTGACGAAGGTGCCGTCACAACGTTCGCTCCGAAGCATCCATCGCTCGCAGAGATCTTCAAGGAGGTCATCGCATGA
- a CDS encoding ABC transporter permease → MTTPTHAPSFTSSTWLVAEREIMARLRSKAFVISTIILFVITIGALIIGGLTVQNQSDAPIATVGEASSALDGVDGYDVTEVSSVDEAKTLVADGDADAALIPDDSAVGVAIIADTEAPTSLMMQLSITPKVTLLDTSAESPLIAYFVAIGFGLVFFMSAMTFGQVIAQSVVEEKQTRVVEILMSAIPVRSLLAGKVLGNSILAFGQIAVLAVLSIIGLSVIGQSDLLLGLGAPIVWFVAFFAIGFILLAAMFAATGSMVSRQEDIGSTTTPVTMLVMLPYFLVIFFHDNPLVLGIMSYVPFSAPVGMPMRLFLGTAEWWEPLLSLLVLAVSAVVVVIIGSRIYENSLLKMGSRVKWGEALSR, encoded by the coding sequence ATGACCACCCCCACGCACGCCCCGAGCTTCACCTCGAGCACCTGGCTTGTCGCCGAACGCGAGATCATGGCGCGACTGCGCAGCAAGGCATTTGTCATCTCGACGATCATCCTGTTCGTCATCACGATCGGCGCGCTGATCATCGGTGGCCTCACGGTGCAGAACCAATCGGATGCTCCGATCGCAACGGTTGGCGAGGCGTCGTCTGCGCTCGACGGCGTCGACGGGTATGACGTCACGGAGGTGTCGAGCGTCGACGAAGCGAAGACCCTTGTCGCAGACGGCGATGCCGACGCGGCTCTGATCCCCGACGATTCAGCGGTCGGGGTGGCCATCATCGCCGATACCGAGGCGCCGACGTCGCTCATGATGCAGCTCAGCATCACGCCGAAGGTGACGCTTCTGGACACCAGCGCCGAGAGCCCGCTCATCGCCTATTTCGTCGCCATCGGTTTCGGACTTGTGTTCTTCATGTCTGCAATGACCTTCGGGCAGGTGATTGCGCAGAGCGTCGTTGAAGAGAAGCAGACTCGCGTTGTCGAGATTCTCATGTCGGCGATCCCCGTGCGCTCGCTGCTTGCGGGCAAAGTGCTCGGCAACTCGATTCTGGCGTTCGGGCAGATTGCTGTGCTCGCCGTGCTGTCGATCATCGGTCTCTCGGTGATCGGTCAGAGTGACCTGCTGCTTGGGCTCGGCGCCCCCATCGTGTGGTTCGTTGCCTTCTTCGCCATCGGATTCATTCTGCTCGCAGCAATGTTCGCAGCCACCGGCTCGATGGTGTCGCGACAGGAAGATATTGGGTCGACAACGACACCCGTCACGATGCTCGTGATGCTTCCCTACTTCCTCGTCATCTTCTTCCACGACAACCCGCTCGTGCTCGGCATCATGTCGTACGTACCGTTCTCGGCTCCGGTCGGCATGCCGATGCGGCTGTTCCTCGGCACAGCCGAATGGTGGGAGCCGCTTCTATCACTGCTCGTTCTCGCAGTATCCGCAGTCGTCGTCGTGATCATCGGCTCACGCATCTACGAGAATTCGCTGCTCAAGATGGGTTCGCGCGTGAAATGGGGGGAGGCCCTCAGCCGCTGA
- a CDS encoding SRPBCC domain-containing protein: protein MAEFQLPEHPLGATLIDMGTHQLLTLERTMEHSTATLWPALTERAIIVRWAPFSPDRDLDRLGTISLRQTDDLEANANLGKVLTAATQQMLSLMWADDRIDIELAPSPEGTIVQLSHVFADVSLAPSLAAGWHICLQALDAVAGGIQIPLVVGDAAHAAGWDALYDEYMKRL from the coding sequence ATGGCCGAATTCCAACTGCCAGAGCATCCCCTCGGCGCGACGCTCATCGACATGGGCACGCACCAGCTGCTCACGCTTGAACGGACGATGGAGCATTCCACGGCGACACTGTGGCCCGCCCTCACGGAACGCGCAATCATCGTGCGCTGGGCGCCGTTCTCGCCCGACCGTGATCTCGACCGGCTGGGAACCATCTCGCTGCGCCAGACCGATGACCTCGAGGCGAACGCCAATCTGGGCAAAGTGCTGACCGCGGCAACGCAGCAGATGCTGTCGTTGATGTGGGCAGACGACCGCATAGACATCGAGTTGGCTCCGTCGCCCGAGGGCACCATCGTGCAGCTCAGCCATGTGTTTGCCGATGTCTCTCTCGCGCCGAGCCTTGCGGCCGGGTGGCACATCTGCCTACAGGCGCTCGACGCTGTCGCGGGCGGCATCCAGATTCCGCTCGTCGTCGGCGACGCCGCCCATGCTGCCGGCTGGGACGCGCTCTACGACGAGTACATGAAACGACTGTGA
- a CDS encoding threonine aldolase family protein, with protein MNSLHDPTVKQFASDNYAGAHPEIIDAIVAANGGHQIAYGEDVYTARLADVFERHFGDGVQVFPVFNGTAANVIGLQSMLPRWGAVITASTAHIHVDENGAPERVGGMKLLTVDTPDGKLTPELIDTEAWGWGDEHRAQPLVVSITQSTEVGTLYTPEEVRAIADHVHERGMKLHMDGARIANAAVALDLPLRTITRDAGVDVMSFGGTKNGMLFGEAIVVFDEKASDGLVYLRKMNMQLASKQRFISAQLITLLEGDLWKRSAQQANAIAAQLRRRLDELIAQGELPGVTFSQATQSNAIFVKLPDGIADTVREKFRFYDWDADHNEVRWMCAFDTTEADIDAFIAEIRQAFAS; from the coding sequence GTGAACTCTCTGCACGATCCCACAGTCAAGCAATTCGCCTCCGACAACTACGCCGGCGCGCACCCCGAGATCATCGACGCGATCGTCGCTGCCAATGGCGGCCATCAGATCGCCTACGGAGAGGACGTCTACACGGCGCGCCTCGCCGATGTGTTCGAACGCCACTTCGGAGACGGGGTCCAGGTGTTCCCCGTGTTCAACGGCACAGCGGCGAACGTGATCGGATTGCAGTCGATGCTGCCTCGATGGGGCGCTGTGATCACAGCATCCACCGCCCACATTCACGTTGACGAAAATGGCGCACCTGAGCGCGTCGGCGGCATGAAGCTACTCACCGTTGACACGCCAGACGGCAAGCTCACCCCCGAGTTGATCGATACCGAGGCGTGGGGCTGGGGCGATGAGCACCGGGCTCAGCCGCTCGTCGTGTCGATCACGCAGTCGACCGAGGTCGGAACCCTCTATACGCCAGAAGAGGTGCGTGCGATCGCCGATCACGTGCACGAGCGCGGCATGAAGCTGCACATGGACGGCGCACGCATCGCCAACGCCGCCGTGGCTCTTGACCTTCCGCTGCGCACCATCACGAGGGATGCGGGCGTTGACGTCATGAGCTTTGGCGGAACAAAGAACGGGATGCTGTTCGGCGAGGCCATCGTGGTTTTCGACGAGAAGGCGTCCGACGGGCTCGTTTACCTGCGCAAGATGAACATGCAGCTCGCATCGAAACAGCGCTTCATCTCTGCCCAGCTCATCACCCTGCTCGAGGGCGATCTGTGGAAGCGCTCGGCACAGCAGGCGAACGCGATTGCCGCGCAACTGCGTCGTCGGCTCGACGAGCTCATCGCTCAGGGCGAGCTGCCCGGCGTCACCTTCTCGCAGGCGACGCAATCGAATGCAATCTTCGTCAAACTCCCCGACGGCATCGCCGACACCGTGCGTGAGAAGTTTCGCTTCTATGACTGGGACGCCGATCACAACGAAGTGCGATGGATGTGCGCGTTCGACACCACAGAGGCCGACATCGACGCGTTCATCGCCGAGATTCGACAGGCATTCGCTTCTTAG
- the acs gene encoding acetate--CoA ligase produces MTSAIDVHARNTSLYPAPEHLALTANVTAADVALADAHPLAFWEQAARRLDWHTPWHTVHTWEPVRQRDDGALTVPKAEWFAGGTLNVAVNCVDRHVAAGRGDTVALHFEGELGDRRTLTYADLQREVSRAANALTALGVGTGDRVVIYLPVIPETLIATLAVARIGAIHSLVFGGFSAEAVKFRIHDTGAKLLITSDGQFRRGAAVPVKAQADAAVAESPSIEHVLVIRRTGEQTPDVPWTDGRDLWWHDVVATASDTHVPEYFDAETPLFIMYTSGTTGTPKGLVHTSGGYLVQASYSHWAIFDLKPHDVHWCTADLAWVTAHTYSIYGPLSNGATQVMYEGTPDTPHAGRHFEIIERYGVTTYYTAPTLIRSLMGRFPDGPPAHYDLSSIRLLGTVGEGINPSAWRWFHERVGRGECPIIDTWWQSETGAAVIAPLPGVSTLKPGSATRALPALSTRVVDAAGNTAAPGVGGTLVVDRTGPALARTVWGDAERYRDSYWADYWRQGWFASGDGATVDADGDTRVLGRIDDVINVSGHRLSALEIESALVSHSAVVEAGVAGVEDAVTGSAIAAFVVVGDAELARTHPELVASLREHVAIQIGPIAKPAHVFAVRELPKTRSGKILRRLLARIVDGRPLGDTTSLHDATVPDELATAVRQQNF; encoded by the coding sequence ATGACTTCAGCAATCGACGTGCACGCGAGGAACACGAGCCTCTACCCAGCCCCGGAGCACCTCGCACTCACGGCCAACGTCACAGCGGCAGACGTCGCACTGGCGGATGCGCACCCACTCGCTTTCTGGGAGCAAGCAGCACGCAGGCTCGACTGGCACACTCCATGGCATACAGTTCACACATGGGAGCCCGTGCGACAGCGAGATGACGGAGCGCTCACTGTGCCGAAGGCCGAGTGGTTCGCTGGTGGCACTCTCAACGTTGCAGTGAACTGTGTCGACAGGCATGTCGCTGCCGGCCGCGGCGACACTGTGGCTCTGCACTTCGAGGGCGAGCTCGGCGACCGTCGCACCCTCACCTACGCCGACCTGCAGCGCGAGGTGTCACGAGCGGCGAACGCGCTCACCGCTCTGGGCGTCGGCACGGGCGACCGCGTTGTCATTTATCTCCCCGTCATTCCCGAGACGCTGATCGCCACGCTGGCCGTCGCGCGCATTGGTGCGATCCACTCGCTTGTTTTTGGCGGGTTCAGCGCCGAAGCCGTGAAGTTTCGCATTCACGACACGGGCGCGAAGCTTCTCATCACGAGCGATGGCCAATTTCGGCGCGGTGCGGCCGTGCCCGTCAAAGCGCAGGCGGATGCCGCGGTGGCGGAGTCACCAAGCATCGAGCATGTGCTTGTGATTCGCCGCACGGGCGAGCAGACGCCAGACGTACCGTGGACTGATGGCCGCGATCTCTGGTGGCACGACGTTGTCGCGACAGCATCCGACACCCATGTTCCTGAGTATTTCGACGCCGAGACGCCGCTGTTCATCATGTACACATCGGGAACGACGGGTACGCCCAAGGGTCTCGTTCACACATCGGGCGGCTACCTCGTTCAGGCGAGCTATTCGCACTGGGCGATCTTCGATCTGAAGCCACACGACGTTCACTGGTGTACGGCCGACCTTGCCTGGGTGACGGCGCACACGTATTCAATCTACGGGCCCCTCTCGAATGGCGCCACGCAGGTGATGTACGAGGGCACGCCCGACACTCCGCATGCTGGCAGGCACTTCGAGATCATCGAACGGTACGGGGTGACGACGTATTACACGGCTCCGACGCTGATTCGGTCGCTGATGGGCCGATTTCCTGACGGACCACCCGCTCACTACGACCTGTCGAGCATCCGGCTTCTCGGCACTGTCGGCGAGGGGATCAATCCATCGGCCTGGCGCTGGTTTCACGAGCGAGTCGGCCGGGGCGAATGCCCCATTATCGACACGTGGTGGCAGTCGGAGACCGGAGCCGCGGTGATCGCGCCGCTGCCGGGGGTCTCGACGCTCAAACCAGGGTCGGCGACCAGGGCCTTGCCGGCATTGTCGACGCGGGTGGTGGATGCCGCAGGCAACACGGCTGCCCCCGGCGTCGGCGGAACGCTCGTCGTCGATCGCACGGGACCCGCGCTTGCCCGTACAGTGTGGGGCGATGCGGAGCGGTATCGCGATTCCTATTGGGCGGACTATTGGCGGCAGGGATGGTTCGCGTCTGGCGATGGCGCCACTGTGGATGCTGATGGAGACACCCGGGTGCTCGGCCGCATCGACGATGTGATCAATGTTTCGGGGCATCGTCTCTCGGCACTCGAGATCGAGTCGGCGCTCGTATCGCACTCCGCCGTTGTGGAGGCCGGCGTCGCCGGTGTCGAGGATGCCGTCACAGGCAGCGCCATTGCGGCATTCGTTGTCGTTGGCGACGCAGAGCTCGCCCGGACGCATCCCGAGCTCGTCGCATCGCTTCGTGAGCACGTCGCCATTCAGATCGGGCCGATCGCCAAACCTGCCCACGTCTTCGCTGTGCGTGAGCTGCCGAAGACGCGATCGGGAAAGATCCTCCGGCGCCTCCTCGCTCGTATTGTCGATGGGCGTCCGCTCGGCGACACCACGAGTCTGCATGATGCGACAGTTCCCGACGAGCTCGCCACCGCCGTGCGTCAGCAGAATTTCTGA